In a single window of the Penaeus chinensis breed Huanghai No. 1 chromosome 4, ASM1920278v2, whole genome shotgun sequence genome:
- the LOC125025195 gene encoding basic proline-rich protein-like, producing MESQKPVMQVLCLLFIVTTLLEAPPPAPLPTPPPATPPGNDPNLPPHPPPPPPPPPPPPPPPPPPPPPPPPPPPPPPRPPPPPPPPPPPPPPPPPPPPPPPPPPPPPPHPPPPPPPPPPPPTPPPPPPPPPPPPPPPPPPPPPPPPPPPPPPPPPPPPPPPPPPPPPPPPPPPPPPPPPPPPPPPPPPPPPPPPPPPPPPPPPPPPPPPPPPPPPPPPPPPPPPPPPPPPPPPPPPPPPPPPPPPPAPPPPPPPPPPPPPPPPPPPPPPPPPPPPPPPPPPPPPPPPPPPPPPPPPPPPPPPPPPPPPPPPPPPPPPPPPPPPPPPPPPPPPPPPPPPPPPPPPPPPPPPPPPPPPPPPPPPPPPPPPPPPPPPPPHPPPPPPPPPPPPPPPPPPPPPPPPPPPRPPTPPPPPPPPPPPPPPPPPPPPPPPPPPPPPPPPPPPPPPPPPPPPPPPPPHPPPPPPPPPPPPPPPPPPPPPPPPPPPPPPPPPPPPPPPPPPPPPPPPPPPPPPPPPPPPPPPPPPPPPPPPPPPSPPPPPPPPPALDFICKLLVCATTLEICARIFLVLFQVKFLTGMQACNSQRSGHQTPACSLTRATPPWSVSYSASGQGILYQQDPSSKGQGSASPPWPLAGYIAVGRGSIPLDKEHQPRLRPVLYRVLVNVGRACKGPSDLQVIRETQRASKQARGDGEAVTHESGTC from the exons ATGGAGTCTCAGAAG CCCGTCATGCAGGTGCTGtgccttttatttattgttacaaCCCTGCTTGAGGCTCCACCGCCCGCCCCACTACCAACCCCGCCACCAGCAACTCCCCCCGGCAACGACCCTAATTTG cccccccacccccccccccctcccccccccccccccccccccccccccccccccccccccccccccccccccccccccccccccccccccccccccccccgccccccccccccccccccccccccccccccccccccccccccccccccccccccccccccccccccacccccccccccccccccccccccccaccccccccctcccccccccccccccccccccccccccaccccccccccccccccccccccccccccccccccccccccccctccccccccccccccccccccccccccccccccccccccccccccccccccccccccccccccccccccccccccccccccacccccccccccccccccccccccccccccccccccccccccccccccccccccccccccccccccccccccccccccccccccccccccacccccccccccccccccccccccccccccccccccccccccccccccccccccccccccccctccccccccccccccccccccccccccccccccccccccccccccccccccccc cccccccccccccccccccccccccccccccccccccccccccgccccccccccccccccccccccccccccccccccccccccacccccccccccccccccccccccaccccccccccccccccccccccccccaccccccccccccccccccccccccccccccccccccccccccccccccccccccccccccccccccccccccccccccccaccccccccccccccccccccccccccccccccccccccccccccaccccccccccccccccccccccccccccccccccccccccccccccccccccccccccccccccccccacccccccccccccccccccccccccccccccccccccccccccccccccccccccccccccccccccccccccccccccccccccccccccccccccccccccacccccccccccccccccccccccccccccccccccccccccccccccccccccccccccccccccccccacccccccccccccgcccccccaccccccccccccccccccccccccccccccccccccccccccccccccccccccccccccccccccccccccccccccccccccccccccccccccccccccccccccccccccccccccccccccccccccccccccccccccccccccacccccccccccccccccccccacccccccccccccccccccccccccccccccccccccccccccccccccccccccccccccccccccccccccccccccccccccccccccccccccccccccccccccccccccccccccccccccccccccccccccccccccccccccccccccccccccccccccccccccccccccccccccccccccccccccccccctccccccccccccccccccccccccccccc GCTCTCGACTTCATTTGCAAATTGCTTGTTTGTGCAACAACGCTTGAAATTTGTGCACgaatattcttagtattattcCAAGTAAAGTTCTTAActg GTATGCAAGCATGCAACAGCCAGCGCTCAGGCCACCAGACTCCAGCCTGCAGCCTAACCCGAGCAACGCCACCTTGGTCTGTGTCCTATTCGGCCTCCGGTCAAGGAATCCTGTACCAGCAAGACCCGTCAAGCAAGGGGCAAGGGAGCGCCTCTCCGCCTTGGCCTCTGGCAGGATACATCGCCGTCGGCAGGGG